The genomic interval attatAAAGCAAGCTAAGATTAGCCCCCATCCAATTTTCCAACTTGATTACGTCGACACTAAGTACATTGCATGCAGACGTACGTACCTTAAGTATGAATGAATCCAAACCTAATTCATGACTTGTTGGGTCGTGGAATGCGATAACTTGGTGGAGTGCGTCCAGAAGACGAGAATATTATTATGAATATATATGAGAGCCTATTTATTTTCTGAGGAGGTGGTGAAGAGGAAGGTAGTTTTCTGCTTTAGAGGAATGTAGTGAGAAATTCCAAAACTCATATAGGTGATGAGGTTTTCACATGGTTCTGTTCCAATAAGGACAGTGAGACTTGAGTGTCCAACTCGTTCAAGAATCACTGGTCCCCTACAACATCTAATTAAGCCAATCGAGTTCCAGAGAAAGATTGGAAGTGCGTACAGTTGGAAGTGCTCAACTGAAGATAAAGATTTGGTTCACAAACATAAGTGTCCTACAGTTTTCAAATATGCCAAGGATGGCCAGCAAGAGTGTCCAATGTCGACACTTGATAATCACAAATTTCTGATTATATTTGGAGATGCATCTGACATAATGATACTAATTTTTcccttaaaatagagaagaATGTATAGTCTTtcaatcaagaaaaaaaaaagaatgtatAGTCTTTTTTTAGTTGCAAAATCTGACTTTCAGTATTCAGCTTGATTGGGACACGGCAAGACAACTCCGTGGTTCATAGAGACGTCATAGATTAGCTAAGGCAGCTATTTCTCTTAATTTCTTCCCCTTCTATTTTCTCTGAGTCGGGTCCGAGTTGGCTTATTTTTTTGTGTCACGAACGACTTCTCTTCTGAAGTCTAAATGGTCTTAGTTCGATAACTTCTTCTGAGCTGGAAGTGTTTCTTGTAACCTTAGTTGCATGCTTGTGAGAATGAtagaaatgaaataaatttgcGGTGTTTCCTTAGGGATCAACGAGGAATGGTAGGAACTAGCTAGGAAGGCAAGTTCTAATACTCAATCGGTAAATTCATtagcctagctagctagaggaACTGAGAAGTGTTTCATTAGGACGGAATTCATTATTGAACACCCGATTACTTGGGAGTTGGGAACAAGCATTTCCCCCCGAAAATCATTAACCTGTTTAATTCCATGCATATTACGATTCCGTCGATAGAAAGCGTATTTTTCTGGACTTGACGTCTTTGACATGCACGCTATTGAAATGGCTAGTGTTTTCTTCCATTAATTAGACTAGCTATTGTGTTTTTCCTTGGACTTGTCGATTTGGGTACGTAATAAGCTACGTCTTTTCGTAAGAAGCTGTCACCATGTATGTATAACAGCTTCATTCCGCAAGCATTTCTACCATGACGACTATTAATGGAGACAAGAACGTGACGATGGCTGACGCACATTGAACCATAACTTCTAAAATATTAAGAGAAAAGTTCTGGTAGTTATTTCATCGatttgaaaaatagatgaaacAAAAAAGTTATGaaaaattcatcatgcaaCTTTAAATTTTGGATGGTTAGCAAATTTCCTTCAGCTGATTTAGGAAGcgaaggaaacaaaaacaatttaCAAGTTCAATCGATCAGTTTACAAAAATCATTAATTAGGGTAATTAACGGATGCTGTTATCACAATCCATTCAGTCGAGAAGTGAGGTCTACGAAGATATCTTCTCTGCAAGGAATGGTGAGTCCCCCCATCGGATAGTTATATCCAAATTCCTCCTCCGCCTTACTTAGCAGCTCTTGAAACAAAGGCTGACTCAAAAACGATATCGGAACCACAAATCGCTTCCTTTCGTTCTCTCCAACGTACACTGCAAGGTACCCTTTTGGAACTCCGGCAGAAGACGTTGAACTCGCTTTGTTAGCTTTCAAGCTTGACTGGCGCAAAATCTGCTTAGCATGCATGATTCCCGGTACTCGAATAGCCATTATATATGCTTACGAATACGTACTCGCTATCTAGCAGTATACTTAAGTACTATAGATGTCAGTCGAACTAGAAGAGCGAGCTAGCTAGGTTGGGGAGGAAGATCGAGTTGTAGAGAATATGAGGGCTTAGCTTGGTATGCATTTGTTCTGGGGATACTGAGTATAAATAGAAGAAGCAAAGCCATgtagaaatatgaaaaatctaTGGGGGGCAGACTCGGGACAGAGGTGAGGCAATTGGGTAGGGAAGGGTTTGACATAAGTGTTTGGTAGGTCACATGGCTATGTCTTCTTAATCGTCCCAAAATATTGGTGGTAGATAGAGACCTTAATGTGGATTTGTTAGGGATTGTTATCCCCCAGCCATTATTTGTGTCCACTAAGCATACAAAGTGAGGAAAACTAAAACTGCTGGCTGTTGGTTTGATTTGTTTCAGTGGCTGGCCTTGAAGACCGGAAAGCCATAGACATATATGTCCATAATTAGTTGACAACAACTTGTGGACATTGTGTGTGTATGGATCAAATTGAGTCCCAGCATAATCATAATGTGCCATGCATTTCCAAAATATCAAGCTAGTACTACTGTACGTACCCAGAAATTTCATAAGGTACCCTTAGTTTTGAAATATCAAGCTAGCAAGTAGGATAATCTGTGACATTaagtgtcacgaccccgaatttcgaatgataaaaattcgaattcgaagccataaaaactcaaaaacaatctcaaatatattgaaatcatcttatcataacagtgtatcaaaactgagtccacatggaaatgtaaaatttactaaatcctcaccactaacagtagaaagaaatcttcgacgtcttcagagtagtccatcaattctgctaatccacacgtgcagaactatcccctacaccatcgaataggtgcaccgggattgtaaacacaaacccggtaagctttgcagctcgtatgagtaaaacaacaatacaactcgtgtataaatacaaaataaacatcctgaaaacatataattataaatgtactcatgagtcattagacggcccatctggttgtccaataatatctgaaaatataagtgctcatgagaaataggGCAACCCCTacgtttacccaaatacatttataatgcgggtactcatgagcgctggtacacctctgttacccctcatgaagtacgccgtcagacattgggcaagctctcgctacccaatatccaaaagaaaaaatattgaaaacatttaattataaatgtactcatgagtcattggacggcccatctggttgtccaaaaatatctgaaaatataactgctcatgag from Argentina anserina chromosome 2, drPotAnse1.1, whole genome shotgun sequence carries:
- the LOC126782980 gene encoding auxin-responsive protein SAUR21-like, translated to MAIRVPGIMHAKQILRQSSLKANKASSTSSAGVPKGYLAVYVGENERKRFVVPISFLSQPLFQELLSKAEEEFGYNYPMGGLTIPCREDIFVDLTSRLNGL